From Gossypium raimondii isolate GPD5lz chromosome 11, ASM2569854v1, whole genome shotgun sequence:
ctttattttttttttccatttatatatatatttggtcgTTCATAATATTGTGCTTGATGATTTTGTtgaaaaatggtgaattttgactttgtttttcttggcacaaataaatgtaaaagaacttcaaaatgttggaaaaagatcaaaataattataaaaaacattaatttgagatattaattaaaagtaattattattgttacactaatttcgattttcttcgtgggagatttattatatatattttacattatataatgagattaaaagtatgaaattgatgattaTTTACTCATTATATAGtagaaattaatttgtaatattgtaatttataaacattttatgaaattgtgtatgttttaatttatactttCACGTATAGTTTTTATTGTTagtgttaaaattatttgaattcgaatttattaaattattttaatcatagtgaatgtcattttaaatataatttcggAAAATAATTTTACTCCCGTGACTTAGAGGTGTTTATGGTCGAGCCGAATCGAATTTGGACTAGACCTATGTATgacattaaaacattttatactTGTTCAAGTTCGTCCATGCttgtgttatttttaattttttttataagcttgtattaaaaatttaaacatatagataacaatttttttttaatgtttgggtagtgtTAGATACATTATATTACATAAGTAAAATAGATCGAAATAGGTTAAGCTTAGGCCTTGAATGTTGGAATCTGGGCTCGACTCATactttaaacatttaatttttgttcaagtctatttttttaggcttaatatttttgtccaaacattttcaaatatcagAACTTTTGTAGATAGCTTGACccgtttaaaatgaaaattttcctttttataatttataaaattttaaattagtaatgataaaattgcactttgacccctaaaatgataaaaagttaatttaatcttttaaaaattataaagatataggctattaaaataataaaaatatatttttactataataaaaatatacaacttaattcCGTTCCCacaaaaatattctaatttcGGCCCTAGTTATGTAAATACTTTTTTGCGTGTGTTGACCAACCCTCTCATAGCGTGGAAAGTTTCCCATGTGTAATATAAATACCAAgtacaatattttaattgaaataaattaataatttaaatttaaacaatattatGTGTTtgatatgagaaaataaaaatatttttcaaaataaaattaacatacaaatatgtaaaaaaattaaaaaattcttcaTTATATTCATCAATGTtttggaaaattgaaaaattcataAGTTAAAGTGCaaagaaaatagtttttaaataatctttaaatattaaattttttattttattaataaaagaacCCTTCTGacaataaaattgttttatattatattctttattaaaaataaattttatttatttttattctatgaAGATTGAAGAATTTAAAATCTCTATCtcataatgaaaatattgaatagTCAACCTAAAATTGCCTCCTAACTCAATTCCTATAATAGTAAATAGACAAAACTAGTTTGGATTTTATTAGCttatcttaaataaataaaacgaaTAAGATTTTGAGGCTCATTTATTAAACGAAtaataagtttatttatatcttattattCATGAATATTGTTTGTGAATATGCTTAGTTATATGTTCAAGAACCTGTTTGTTTAATATTTAGGAATAGGCTCATTTAACTTAAACGAATCAATATAAACACACAAAAGTTTAAATAAACGAatgcaaatattattttaaatttttactataaatttatttaagtcagTTCATTTATGGTcctaattaacattaaaataatacattaaaaatgtACTATAATCATGATTTCATAAGGTTAAAAGGTATATATACCTATCCTATCAACAAattaattcatcaaatttattatGTTGTTTATGAACAATTACCTATAATACCTATTTCAACAACTTAGCTTGTATTTGGCTTTAAAATATGGTACATTCACAAGTATactataagtataaatatttatacgaacaattataacatagaatcaaacaagtataaaacacaATAGAtgaagaaaatcgagaaaaaaaaCCCATGCGTGACAGCTTGAGATCCACTCAGCGGTGAATTTAAGGGAGCCCCAAATGAAAAATTGCTTGTTTAGtcacctttaaaataataaaactataaattaatatatgatttcGACTTCTAAAaagtttgtaattaaattttggtcccTCTTCTTGAATCCACACATTACAATTATGCATAATAAAACTcgaatttaagtgtttaaagaCTCGGTATCTCTGCCCTTAACCAACAATATGCCATTACCTATTAACATAAGTAACATTATTATTTACCTAAAAATTCTActctaatttaattactaataatatatttctaaaatagaaaaactttattttacGTAGATAAAACGGTTGACCGTTAGGCAGTTTAGAAAATTGTGTTTTGCATGGAAGAACAGGTGGTACGTAGAAActacaaaaaatttaggtaagCACAAGATGAAGCCAGCTACCAATTGGAAAGACTGGTAGTTTAATTTTGAGCCTAAAGTAGAcctaaaattaagattttcatttttatttttcaagtaattaaaaaatatttaccttTATTTAAATTAGTGGCGGATTCAAAATACGACTTAAGGGGCATGTgtaaagtcaaaaaaaaaaaattttggggcgaaattaaattatatattttttatgatagtaaaaatataattttgttattttaatattttaatagcctatatctttatcatttttgagggggcaaagtacaattttaccattcctatttaaaattttataaattacaaaaggcttaaatgaaaaattttccattttaaagtAATTATGTAATTTGCAAGGTTTTTAGAATTAGAAGAAGTCGAACTGATCAGACAACTGGTTCGCAGGTCTAACCTATTCGATCGGTCCATTTAGGTTAGAATTTAAGGTTTATCTTAATGTAGATAAACTATaggataataatttaattttttttaacctttttaaagacTCAACTTTACTAAACCgaatcataaattttaacataaaaatggaaaaagaacaaTAATTCTCCTCTTTATACTTTTATGAATTATTGAcggaaagttaaaatatatattacaaaacaaaatttcattaaacatgCTTATTATATTACTTTCATTTGGTTGGGGTGTTCATTGCCGCAGGTATGGTATGGATTTGAGTCGTGCTAGTCGCGTTGTTGTTAGAGTTTTACTTCCCTCTTAtcattcaccaaaaaaaaatgatatagtGTTAAAAGTGGCTTACTTTTAATACTTGAAAAACTCTTCATAAACTAAGCAAAACAACCATTAATCCCCAAAAATCCATTGCCTTCACATGTtcttcaaatgtatatataattactaGTTAACAAAATGCctaaatatatgtattagcTAAGATTAACAAATGAAAGGGTTTCGATCAATTAACTCATGTTGTATTTGGgaacatgaatttgaaattctagatttagatttcatttataaataaattgtaagAATAAAATGCAGAcattatgaataattatatatttaaaaaggataaattTGTCGAATTTATAAACTCCTTCGTGAATTTCATATCcataattttgagaaataatcaTTAATGCATGAAAATACATCCGacacaattatatatatatactagaaattgttgagaaaatatatatatacattagaaattttatcacatGCGTATGTCTATGAATGAAACTTATGTACTTAGAACGCAATTGttagtttaaaaatatcataaaataaataatgaaacttacggtttgaaactaattaataataacatgtgaaataaaaaaaaaactaaattgtgagtaaaataaaatttccctAACCGAGTTGGTGCCCAATTGATTTGTTACGAAACtattattaatctaaaatattacactttaatttttttgaacaatatGATCATATCAGCTCTTTTTGGCGCAATGGTTAGAACTATCTATAGCCCCatccaacccataaatagaaagTAAATACGATTCAGCGCACTCAAACCTACATTCTCTTGCATTACCAATAATGCCCATGCCAGtcaagttaagactcaatcgataaattatactttaatttaattactagttattatttctaaaaaaaaactttattttacgTAGATATAGGGTTGACCGTTAGGCGattttaaaaacctatttttgcaTGGAAGAACGGGTACGTAGAAGCTATGAAAAATTAGGTAGCACAAAATGAACCAGCTACCAATTAAAAGGACTGGTAGTTTAATTTTGAGAGTAAAGTAGACCTACaattagggtttattttttgAAGTAATTTACTCATATTTACCTTTGTTTATCAACCCTTTTGCTTTGCTTGctgttttaatttagtcctttgctTGCTGTCTTTGTTTTCATTGTTACTCAACAATGTGTTAGaaaatttggatttggattgATTGTTGTAAAAGAGAAActatatgataataatttaattattttaaaaattaaggtttagggtttcaattatggaaggaaagttaaaatatatattaaaagatcaACTctcactatatatataaatttagtccaaagaatacatatttaatgtataaattttacaCTGTCAATAAATTATGTGatgtcattttaataaatttaattaattgttaaaatacttaattatttcaaatatttgagTGTAAAATGGCtccttttttaattctaatACTTGAAAAGCTCTTCATAATCCAAGTAAAACACCCATTAATCCCTAAAATCTAAATAACAAAATGtctaaaaatatgtattagaGTTAAGGTTAGCAAATGAAAGGGATTTGATCAAATTAGCATTTGGGtgaaattcatatattatgaataactatatatttaaaaattataaaataaaaataaaaatttcgcAAGTTCATGAATTCCTCCTTGAATTTCAAATCCATTACTAAATAAGTATGTAAtggtttttaaaagtttatactTCAATGTGTTAATAGTGTATTTTTATACGATTAGATGATAGacagtttttcaaaaaaatttaaaagaaaattcaatcgACTTCATTTTCAATGGCATTatcattatttgatatttaattgaattatacacTATCAgtacattaaatataaactcaaatttgattaagaaaatgcatCCAAACACAAGTTTATATATCAAAGTAGTGTTCCACAAATATATCTGTCTTTGATTAAAACAAGACATTCATATGTTTCTTTCAAacacaacataaaaaaaaccattagGTTTGATGAATTAAGTTTGGCAACAACATGATTAAAACATACAATCAACACACTTtgaaaaaaactatataaataacATTCATCGTCAAACCCTCTATTGGGTCATTTTGGTTGATCGAAGGGAGTAGATTCCCATCCTTGTGAGAGTCCCAAATTCGAAACCAatgcatcatcatcttcatttaTCAATGAATTCAGAAAAGAAGAGAACACATCATCCTCATGATCTTGTTGTTGCTGATAATGGTCATTGTTCATGATCATCCCTTGATGATCTTCATTGCTCCCATCATAATAATCATTTTGCTTGTTAGCGTTGACGACATGAACAGGAAGAGGGGAAGGAGGATTGTTTGGTTTCGCCatggatgatgatgaagaaggtgaaggtTTGAGTGTTGGTGGTGATGGTGAGAGTTGTTGAGGGTTTAAAGGCTTGTGCGTTCGAGGATCAATCCCTTGACTAATCAATTTCTTACTCAGGTGAGTGTTCCAGTAGTTCTTTATTTCGTTATCTGTACGCCCTGGTATTCTTCCAGCTATTAGTGACCACCTACATAAAAAAAACCCAGcaaattcattcattcatgttgcatacacacacacacacacacatgtatatatatatagaaaccGTATGCAAAAAATGATTACAAAATGAATCCATTAAGAACCCTAAAACACTGAAACCCTAGACCTACAACTTTTTTGTACAAGATTCGAGGTTTCTGCATTGAATCTAACTAAATTCGAAGTCGAATTAAGTTAGACAGTTTATCTTGAGATATCCAGAAATCTaatccaaaaccctaaaatgaaattcattgaaaaaaaagagaggaaaaagtTACCGATTGCCTAAAAGGCGGTGAAGGCGGAGGATGAGATCTTCTTCATCGGGAGCAATCTGGCCACGTTTAACAGAAGGTCGGAGATAATTCATCCATCTTAGACGACAACTTTTTCCGCATCGGAGAAGACCAGCCCGTTTAGGTAAAGTCCGCCACCGTCCTTCTCCTTCTTTGTTGATGTAATTAGATAGTAACTCGTCTTCTTCCGGCGTCCATGGCCCTCTTTTCAACCCTACTTTGCTGCAACACGGCGTCGTCTTGGTTCCAACGTTGTCTTTCTTCGTAGGGTttctcatgtttttttttttagcttagAGAGATAACTAATTTGATGATCGGCGATTTGATGTTAGCAATAGCTactgtttctttttttgtcatttaatttttcttacaaTATTTTGGAAGTACTGTTGTGACTGTATGGATTTTGAATCTTCACTTGCTTACCATTTATTGTGAAGACACGCGCGGATCCCACTAGATTTATGAAGGCTATGCTGAAATAGGGATAAACTAACATTTACTCCTTCAACTTAGAAACTTATTTCACCTAGATTTCTGAACATTTTTCGTGCATATTAGTCTTGAAACTTGGaatattttctcaatttggtccttgaattttcatttcattaatgTATGATAACATGACACTTTAAGATCGTATCACATTATCACttgaaacattttttttaaaaaattataattttttacaatttttatttttattcttttagattatatattttaaaattccagGTGATGATATGATGCAATTCCAAAGTGTTATAAGGTTACACTTTAATGGAATCTAAGTTCAGAGAccaaatcgaaaaaaaattagcaagtttcaagactaaattggaaagagtTATCAAATTCAGTGACTAAATGTTGCTTTATTCCATTGAAATATGTGATTGGAATAGCTAAAATTAGCTTAGTACCGAGTACAATCGAAAAATTGGAATATATTTGGACCTATATCAGAATAAATCTGGACAGAGTTGATATTTAATATGATAGGTTTATTGTTCTATTTAAGGTTTAAGAAGAGattatgggtagttctaagcgttgtataaaaaaaatatagggattatATCTCAAATTTAATTGAAGTATAGGGATCTGTGGCATAATTAGAACTTTATTTTATGGTTATGGATGGTGAAGTTGTGTAGGCAAAGGCAAGTGTCAGAAAAATAAttccaaattatttcaaaattattcaattattaggTACCAATTCAAATTTATTGGACAACTACTGCGCTGGACAATTTGTTAGGAAAAGGAATAATTAttccattaattttaattatatatcataaatacaaatttaagtttttccaatgatttattttatttactcttGAAAATattccaatttcaatttaattatgcTTTTTATAATGATTGAAATCGggtttaaattaatcaaattatttttatttataattgtatttatGCCCTGAAAACAATTGgagataaaaattattttagctactaaatatatattttaagttacacttacaaatataattaaaaatattgtcaaAATCTCGATTGACTGttagctcgattggcatggGCATTGCTATAAATGCAGGAGGATATGGGTTCGATTCGTGCGTTTCAACGTATTATCTTTCTATTCATGGGTTGAGGAGGGGCTATGAGTAGCTCGTCTCTAGACATTGtgttaaaaaagaagaagatataatcgcaattataatattacattcaaataactataataaaattttaagttatattcaaaaagtaaaataaaaatctaaatttaaaagtaaCTTCCCTTTTAAGTTAAGGAAAAAAAGTATAATGACAATTTTAACCCTTAACGTTTATTCATTTGATTAATTTGGtcataatttgttttctttggaTCACTTTGGcttttaacattcaaattttagttaaattagttttttttgaCAGAAAATTgactaaactattaaaattttaacagcaCTAACATAGTAGCATACGTATACATCGTTAATgttggtaaattttttattttgttgaacctttatgaaatatatcacatcaaagcttttaaaattttaataatttaaccaaCTTTTTCATCcaataaaaagtaatttgaCTAAATTTTGCAAGTTGAGAGTTATGGTGATTTAGAAAAAGAATTAGGACCAAAGTGATAGAAGTGGTAAatgttaagggctaaatttgttattatgttgaaaaataatttcagaTGAGCGTGAGTTGACGTTCTCTCAAATGCGAGTGAAACTGATTTTATCAACATATAAAAGAGGACAGCTAGGAGGGTGTTGATAATAGGGGGACCCACAATAGGCGTACTCCATCAACTACTGACTCTTCCCGGTTAAGGAAAGATCGAACGGTATTTGATCCGATCCTAACAAATTGTAGAATAGATGCGGCTGCAGGAGATACTTACTGCCCCCATTTATTAGCTGTTTTAATTTACTTCCAGTAGAAAGTAGACTATATTAGCATCTATTTCTATTATAGAGATGGATTTGATGATAATTTAAGGATCGGACGGTGGAGATTGAGCCTTGACCTTGAATGGCTAGCAGCACACTACAAAATGGCTAAGTTGGGTAGAGGTGCACGTGGATTTAAAGGCCACTAACTGTTCTTCAAATTTCAATCTCATCACATTATCTACAGGAGGTAACCTATAGATTTGTTGGTCCGATCGGGTTGGAGTTGAGCCTTGTTAAACTTTAGGCCCATTTAATAGGTCTGAatcgattttaaaaatagacttaaaattttatccaaatttagttcagataaaaaattaaatttgggtATGATCCAC
This genomic window contains:
- the LOC105761552 gene encoding transcription repressor MYB5 is translated as MRNPTKKDNVGTKTTPCCSKVGLKRGPWTPEEDELLSNYINKEGEGRWRTLPKRAGLLRCGKSCRLRWMNYLRPSVKRGQIAPDEEDLILRLHRLLGNRWSLIAGRIPGRTDNEIKNYWNTHLSKKLISQGIDPRTHKPLNPQQLSPSPPTLKPSPSSSSSMAKPNNPPSPLPVHVVNANKQNDYYDGSNEDHQGMIMNNDHYQQQQDHEDDVFSSFLNSLINEDDDALVSNLGLSQGWESTPFDQPK